Genomic segment of Banduia mediterranea:
GCGCCGATCGTCCTTTTGCGGCATCGTGGCCGGGCTAGGGCTGTCGGCGCAACCGGAACAATTGCCCGGGGCCGAGGCGCTGGCACCGTTGACCCTGGCACTGGGGCGGGTCCGGCAGGGTGATCATGGCCTGCCATCGCTTGTCGCCGCGCTCGATGATCTTGCAAGGGGGCTGAGCTTTGGCGCGCCGCCGCAGACATTCAGCGACCGGACAGAACGTCGTCGGGCGCGGGCCGATACCGGCGTGTCAAGGCGGCGGCTCGCCGCCACCCGGCGTTTTCGCCAGCTGCTTGGAGACCTCGCGCGCTACACCCGGCCGTTGAGCGATCTGGCGCTGGACGCCGGATATTACGATCAGTCGCATATGTCGGCAGCCTGCCGGACCTTCGCCGGCAGACCGCCCGGTGCACTTCGCTCTCAGGCGGCACCGCGCGTTTTTGGCCTTTCGTTACAAGATGCGCGGCTCAAGGACCGGCTAAGGTTGGTCATCATGTGATGAATGTAAGGAGTGAAATCACGCCATGACGCAATTCGAGCCGAAAAACCCTGACTTTGACGCGCGGGTGCGCGACAGTTTCGATCTGCAGAATGTGATGCACACGCTTGGGATCGGCATTGCCGACCTGTCACCCGGCCATATCGTTCTGCAAATGGCGCACAGCGACGCGCTGACCCAGCAGCATGGTTTCCTGCACGCAGGAATCGTGTCCACCGCGCTGGACAGCGCCTGCGGATATGCGGCGTTTTCGCTGATGCCCGCCGAAGCGGCTGTGCTGACGGTGGAGTTCAAGATCAACCTGCTCAACCCCGCCGATGGCGAGCAGTTTCGATTTGTCGCCGACGTGGTGAAACCGGGCAGAACCCTGACCATCTGCGAGGCGCGCGCCTATGCACTGAAGGGCGAGAATGAAAAGCCTGTCGCCACGATGACCGGCACACTGATGGCGTTGGTTGGGCGGACGGGTGTCTCCGGATGACCGCTCGCCTGGGCTGACTTTTACCCATAGGTTTGCTGAACACGGGGAGGGGCACGGCTACGGCTGAAGACGCGGTACATATTGGTGAGGTCGTCGCGTCGCTGCAGGCCGCCCCAGAGGGATTTCGTGCCGGGTTCGTCGTCGCCTTTGCGGCCGAGGAAGCCGCCCAGCGCAGCCACCATGCGCGTGGCCTCATGCAAGCTGGGCTCGGTCTCGGGCGGCTCGGGGCTCTGGCTGTGTTAGGCCACCAGAGCTTTCCACGGGTCCTGTTCGAAATAGACGCTGCACGGCATCTCGGGGACATCGCGACCGAGCTTGGTCAGATGCAAGACACGCAAGGCGACGACCAGGTTCGATGGTCAGGCAGGCTTGAAGCCGGACGGCGCTACCGAGTTGGCGCTCTTCGATCTTGCAGCCGCTTTTGAGCGTGCGGTGATACACCTCGATCTGCCAGCGGGTGGCATACCCGAGGCGCCCGCAGGCCTGCTCGAAGGTCGTGACAGCAACGGCGGTAAGCAGCATCCGTTCCAAGGGCTCGGCGCCTGGCGGGGCGTGGGCGGTGCGTGTCAAGATAGTTGTCGCCTGAATCATGCAACGATTTGAGTGTTGATCGTCGGCGCCGAAGCACGCTGACGCTCTGCAGCAGGTCGCGGGTCTCGTAGCTGCTCTGGAACACGCGTCCGTCCGCACGCGTCTCCTTCGTCAGACGGTTTCCGTCCTCATAGGCGTACTCGCGGCGACGACCGTCGGGCGCGATTTCGGTCGTGCGGCGGCCGTGTTCGTCGTATTCGTACTGTGTGGTGTTGCCGCGGGCATCGG
This window contains:
- a CDS encoding AraC family transcriptional regulator produces the protein MPSSNELMPAPLYLELAPSAVAAAQIDHLFVFRDTGALSNRESGRFATDLFTLSVTCGSDTDDGPNVSLAPPRPDFVPRRSSFCGIVAGLGLSAQPEQLPGAEALAPLTLALGRVRQGDHGLPSLVAALDDLARGLSFGAPPQTFSDRTERRRARADTGVSRRRLAATRRFRQLLGDLARYTRPLSDLALDAGYYDQSHMSAACRTFAGRPPGALRSQAAPRVFGLSLQDARLKDRLRLVIM
- a CDS encoding PaaI family thioesterase, with product MTQFEPKNPDFDARVRDSFDLQNVMHTLGIGIADLSPGHIVLQMAHSDALTQQHGFLHAGIVSTALDSACGYAAFSLMPAEAAVLTVEFKINLLNPADGEQFRFVADVVKPGRTLTICEARAYALKGENEKPVATMTGTLMALVGRTGVSG